Proteins from a genomic interval of Mycobacterium conspicuum:
- a CDS encoding WhiB family transcriptional regulator, with the protein MGGTPHTTFGAAPMAEPLSARPYLSLVTEAPVAFEPAPAFEDEELPAADQWQDRALCAQTDPEAFFPEKGGSTREAKKICLGCEVRSECLEYALAHDERFGIWGGLSERERRRLKRGII; encoded by the coding sequence ATGGGCGGCACACCGCACACCACTTTCGGTGCGGCCCCGATGGCCGAACCCTTAAGTGCCCGACCGTATTTGAGTCTGGTCACCGAGGCGCCGGTCGCCTTCGAGCCCGCTCCGGCCTTTGAAGACGAGGAGCTGCCGGCCGCCGATCAATGGCAGGACCGCGCGCTGTGCGCGCAGACCGACCCGGAGGCCTTCTTCCCCGAGAAGGGTGGTTCCACCCGGGAGGCCAAGAAGATCTGCCTCGGCTGCGAGGTGCGCAGCGAGTGCCTCGAGTACGCCCTGGCCCATGACGAACGCTTCGGCATCTGGGGCGGTCTCTCCGAGCGCGAGCGCCGCCGCCTCAAGCGCGGCATCATCTGA
- the cofD gene encoding 2-phospho-L-lactate transferase: MKVTVLVGGVGGARFLLGVQQLLGLGQFAAQATTGHELTAIVNIGDDAWIHGLRVCPDLDTCMYTLGGGVDPQRGWGHRDETWHAMAELARYGVQPDWFELGDRDLATHLVRTQMLNAGYPLSQITTALCDRWQPGARLLPASDDRCETHAVITDPADDSRRAIHFQEWWVRYRAKPVTHSFAYVGAEQASATTEVVQAIADADVIMLAPSNPVVSVGAVLAVPGIRAALRAASGPVVGYSPIIAGKPLRGMADKCLSVIGVDSTAEAVGRHFGSRRGTGILDCWLVDEGDDADIEGVAVKAIPLLMSDPQATAKMVAAGLDIAGVAS; this comes from the coding sequence GTGAAGGTCACCGTGCTGGTCGGCGGAGTCGGCGGCGCCCGCTTCCTGTTGGGGGTGCAACAGCTACTGGGACTGGGTCAGTTTGCGGCGCAAGCGACCACCGGTCATGAGCTGACCGCGATCGTCAACATCGGCGACGACGCCTGGATCCACGGGCTGCGGGTCTGCCCGGACCTGGACACCTGCATGTACACGTTGGGCGGCGGCGTCGACCCGCAGCGCGGCTGGGGCCACCGCGACGAAACCTGGCACGCCATGGCCGAACTCGCGCGCTACGGGGTGCAGCCCGACTGGTTCGAACTCGGCGACCGCGATCTGGCGACGCATCTGGTGCGCACCCAGATGCTGAACGCCGGCTACCCACTGTCGCAGATCACCACCGCGCTGTGTGACCGCTGGCAGCCCGGCGCACGGCTGCTGCCCGCCAGCGACGACCGCTGCGAGACGCACGCGGTGATCACCGATCCGGCAGACGACAGCCGCCGGGCGATCCACTTTCAGGAGTGGTGGGTACGCTACCGCGCCAAGCCGGTGACCCATAGCTTCGCGTATGTGGGCGCCGAACAGGCAAGCGCCACAACCGAAGTCGTGCAAGCGATCGCCGATGCGGATGTCATCATGCTGGCGCCGTCGAATCCGGTGGTGAGCGTCGGCGCGGTGCTGGCCGTGCCCGGCATTCGCGCGGCGTTGCGGGCGGCGTCCGGCCCGGTGGTCGGCTACTCGCCGATCATCGCCGGAAAGCCGTTGCGTGGCATGGCCGATAAGTGCCTCTCGGTGATCGGGGTGGACTCCACCGCCGAGGCGGTGGGCCGCCACTTCGGGTCGCGACGCGGCACCGGGATCCTCGACTGCTGGCTGGTCGACGAGGGCGACGACGCGGACATCGAAGGGGTAGCGGTCAAGGCGATACCCCTGTTGATGAGCGACCCGCAGGCGACCGCCAAGATGGTGGCCGCGGGACTGGACATCGCGGGCGTGGCTTCATGA
- a CDS encoding coenzyme F420-0:L-glutamate ligase has protein sequence MTNPVVEHGTGSAIEILPVAGLPEFRPGDDLSAAVAAAAPWLRDGDVVVVTSKVVSKCEGRLVAAPEDPEARDELRRKLVDDEAVRVLARKGRTLITENRIGLIQAAAGVDGSNVGRAELALLPVDPDASAAALRAGLRDRLGVTVAVVVTDTMGRAWRNGQTDAAVGAAGLAVLHGYAGAVDQHGNELVVTEIAVADEVAAAADLVKGKLTAMPVAVVRGLSVTDDGSTARHLLRPGEEDLFWLGTAEALDAGRRQAQLLRRSVRRFAAEPVPPDLIEEAVAEALTAPAPHHTRPVRFVWLQTPVVRTRLLDRMKDKWRQDLSGDGRPADSVERRVARGQILYDAPDVIIPFLVPDGAHAYPDAARTDAEHTMFTVAVGAAVQALLVALAVRAVGSCWIGSTIFAADLVRSELELPADWEPLGAIAIGYPEEPAGPRDPVAATDLLIRK, from the coding sequence ATGACCAACCCGGTGGTCGAGCACGGCACCGGCTCGGCGATCGAAATCCTGCCCGTGGCGGGGCTTCCCGAATTCCGGCCCGGCGACGATCTGAGTGCTGCCGTCGCCGCCGCCGCGCCCTGGTTGCGCGACGGCGACGTCGTCGTCGTCACCAGCAAGGTGGTGTCCAAATGCGAGGGCCGGCTGGTTGCAGCGCCCGAAGACCCCGAGGCGCGCGACGAGCTGCGCCGCAAGCTGGTCGATGACGAGGCCGTGCGCGTGCTGGCACGCAAGGGCCGGACCCTGATCACCGAGAACCGGATCGGGCTGATTCAGGCCGCCGCCGGCGTGGACGGGTCCAACGTCGGGCGGGCCGAACTCGCGCTGTTGCCAGTCGATCCCGACGCCAGTGCCGCGGCCCTGCGGGCCGGACTGCGCGACCGGCTGGGCGTCACCGTCGCGGTGGTGGTCACCGACACCATGGGCCGCGCCTGGCGCAACGGCCAAACCGACGCCGCCGTCGGCGCCGCGGGGCTGGCGGTGCTGCACGGCTACGCGGGCGCCGTCGACCAACACGGCAACGAGCTGGTGGTCACCGAGATCGCGGTGGCCGACGAGGTGGCCGCGGCGGCCGATCTGGTCAAGGGCAAATTGACCGCGATGCCGGTGGCCGTCGTGCGCGGGCTGTCCGTCACCGACGACGGCTCCACGGCGCGACACCTGCTGCGCCCCGGCGAGGAAGACCTGTTCTGGCTCGGCACCGCCGAGGCCCTCGACGCGGGCCGCCGGCAGGCCCAGCTGTTGCGCCGGTCGGTGCGTCGGTTCGCCGCGGAACCGGTGCCGCCGGACCTGATCGAGGAGGCGGTGGCCGAGGCACTCACCGCACCGGCCCCGCACCACACCCGGCCGGTGCGCTTCGTCTGGTTGCAGACCCCGGTCGTCCGGACCCGATTGCTGGACCGCATGAAAGACAAATGGCGCCAAGACCTGTCCGGCGACGGCAGGCCTGCGGATTCCGTTGAGCGACGCGTGGCGCGGGGCCAGATCCTCTACGACGCACCGGATGTGATCATCCCGTTTCTGGTCCCCGACGGCGCGCATGCCTACCCCGACGCCGCTCGCACCGACGCCGAACACACCATGTTCACCGTCGCGGTCGGCGCGGCCGTGCAGGCGCTGCTGGTGGCGTTGGCCGTGCGCGCGGTGGGCAGTTGCTGGATCGGCTCCACGATCTTCGCCGCCGACCTGGTCCGCTCCGAGCTAGAACTGCCGGCCGACTGGGAGCCGTTGGGCGCCATCGCGATTGGCTACCCCGAGGAGCCGGCCGGCCCGCGGGACCCGGTCGCCGCCACCGACCTGTTGATCCGCAAATGA
- a CDS encoding TobH protein, which yields MNTTWAIDLEDAEGLIAADREGLLRAASMAGASVRSVAAAVQEGALDSLRIDERPRSVIWVAGRGNAETAGAMLAATLAGTAEEPIVVAAAAPPWVGPLDVLIVAGDDPGDPALVQAAATGVRRGARVVVAAPYEGPLRDSTAGRVAELAPRLQVPDEFGLCRYLAAGLAALHTVDPKQRIDLGVLADELDAEALRNSAGRELFTNPAKTIAARISGRKVALAGDCAATIALARHGSSALLRIAHQVVGASALADAVVALRATSGQGGNDPAAVDALFHDEEIDGPLPERLRVLALTLGGERTVVAARVAGLDVDLIAADDVPEAPGAPDVSVASPAQPGAGRAEQQLAILAVRLEMAAVYLRLVRG from the coding sequence GTGAACACCACCTGGGCGATCGATCTCGAAGACGCCGAGGGCCTAATCGCCGCCGACCGGGAGGGTTTGCTGCGGGCCGCGTCGATGGCCGGCGCGTCGGTGCGGTCCGTGGCCGCCGCGGTGCAGGAAGGCGCGCTGGATTCGCTGCGCATCGACGAGCGTCCACGCTCGGTGATCTGGGTCGCCGGCCGGGGTAACGCCGAGACCGCCGGCGCCATGCTGGCCGCGACGCTGGCCGGGACCGCCGAAGAGCCGATCGTGGTCGCCGCCGCGGCGCCGCCCTGGGTCGGGCCGCTCGACGTGCTGATCGTCGCGGGGGACGACCCCGGCGATCCCGCGTTGGTACAGGCCGCCGCGACCGGGGTGCGCAGGGGCGCGCGCGTCGTGGTGGCGGCGCCGTATGAGGGGCCGCTGCGCGACAGCACGGCGGGGCGCGTCGCCGAGCTTGCGCCGCGGCTGCAGGTCCCCGACGAGTTCGGGCTGTGCCGCTACCTGGCGGCGGGCCTGGCGGCGTTGCACACCGTGGACCCCAAACAGCGCATCGATCTGGGCGTGCTCGCCGACGAACTGGACGCCGAGGCGCTGCGCAACAGCGCCGGCCGCGAGCTGTTCACCAACCCGGCCAAGACCATCGCCGCGCGGATCTCCGGTCGGAAGGTGGCGCTGGCCGGCGACTGTGCCGCCACGATCGCGCTGGCCCGGCACGGCAGTTCGGCGTTGCTGCGCATCGCGCACCAGGTCGTCGGGGCCAGCGCGCTGGCCGACGCGGTCGTGGCGTTGCGCGCGACCTCGGGACAGGGCGGCAACGACCCCGCCGCGGTGGATGCGCTGTTTCACGACGAAGAAATCGACGGGCCGCTGCCCGAGCGGCTGCGGGTGTTGGCGTTGACGTTGGGCGGCGAGCGCACGGTGGTGGCCGCTCGGGTCGCCGGCCTGGACGTCGACCTGATCGCGGCCGACGACGTGCCGGAAGCGCCCGGCGCACCGGACGTATCCGTGGCTTCACCAGCGCAACCGGGGGCAGGTCGCGCCGAGCAGCAACTGGCGATATTGGCCGTTCGGCTGGAGATGGCCGCGGTTTACTTGCGATTGGTGCGGGGATAA
- the manA gene encoding mannose-6-phosphate isomerase, class I gives MELLRGALRTYAWGSRTALAEFTGRPVPAAHPEAELWFGAHPGDPAFLETEQGETSLLTALGADPEGQLGSASRARFGDVLPFLLKVLAADEPLSLQAHPSAEQAVEGYLREERLGIPVNSPVRNYRDTSHKPELLVALQPFEALAGFRQASRTIELLRAFAVSDLDPFIDLLNDQSDADGLRALFTTWITAPQPDIDVLVPAVLEGAIQYISSGSGEFAAEAKTVLELGERYPGDAGVLAALLLNRISLAPGDTIFLSAGNLHAYLRGVGVEIMANSDNVLRGGLTPKHVDVPELLRVLDFTPTTEERLRAPTRREGLELIYETPTDEFAAALITLDGDHLGHEVDAPSHHEGPQILLSVEGATTVHAKSKSLTLERGMAAWVAADDGPVRLVAAEPAKLFRATIGL, from the coding sequence GTGGAACTTCTACGCGGAGCGTTGCGGACATACGCGTGGGGATCGCGCACCGCACTGGCCGAGTTCACCGGGCGGCCCGTGCCGGCCGCCCACCCCGAGGCCGAACTCTGGTTCGGCGCGCACCCGGGCGACCCGGCCTTTCTGGAGACCGAGCAGGGCGAGACGTCGTTGCTGACGGCCCTGGGCGCCGACCCGGAAGGACAGCTCGGATCCGCCTCCCGGGCCCGGTTCGGCGACGTGCTGCCGTTCCTGCTCAAGGTGCTGGCGGCCGACGAGCCGCTGTCGCTGCAGGCCCACCCCAGCGCCGAGCAGGCGGTGGAGGGCTACCTGCGGGAGGAGCGCCTGGGCATTCCGGTGAACTCGCCGGTCCGCAACTACCGGGACACGTCGCACAAGCCGGAGCTGTTGGTGGCGCTGCAGCCGTTCGAGGCCCTGGCCGGTTTTCGTCAGGCGTCGCGAACCATCGAGCTGCTGCGGGCCTTCGCGGTCTCCGACCTGGACCCGTTCATCGATCTGCTCAACGACCAGTCCGACGCCGACGGTCTGCGCGCGCTGTTCACCACCTGGATCACCGCACCCCAACCCGACATCGACGTCCTGGTACCTGCCGTGCTCGAGGGCGCCATCCAGTACATCAGCTCGGGCTCAGGCGAATTCGCGGCCGAGGCCAAGACGGTGCTCGAGCTCGGCGAACGCTATCCCGGCGATGCCGGGGTGCTGGCGGCGCTGTTGCTCAACCGGATCAGCCTGGCCCCCGGCGACACCATCTTCCTGAGCGCCGGCAACCTGCACGCCTATCTGCGCGGCGTCGGTGTGGAGATAATGGCCAACTCCGACAACGTGTTACGCGGCGGCCTTACCCCCAAACACGTCGACGTGCCCGAGCTGCTGCGGGTGCTGGACTTCACCCCGACCACCGAGGAGCGGCTGCGCGCACCCACCCGCCGCGAGGGGCTGGAGCTGATCTACGAGACCCCGACGGACGAGTTCGCCGCCGCGCTGATCACGCTCGACGGCGACCATCTCGGCCACGAGGTCGACGCGCCGTCGCATCACGAGGGCCCGCAGATTCTGCTGTCCGTCGAGGGCGCCACGACGGTGCACGCCAAGTCCAAGTCGCTCACGCTGGAACGCGGCATGGCCGCCTGGGTGGCGGCCGACGACGGCCCGGTTCGGCTGGTTGCGGCCGAGCCCGCCAAGTTGTTTCGGGCGACTATCGGGTTGTGA
- a CDS encoding DUF3499 domain-containing protein: protein MNVPRRCCRPGCPHYAVATLTFVYSDSTAVVGPLATAREPHSWDLCVGHAGRITAPRGWDLVRHAGPFLTEPAHPDEDDELVALADAVREGADRVPQGGAPAPGFTDPFGPVSNGHGPHSGVQATAPSGGVLAPPEPRSGRRRGHLRVLPDPSD, encoded by the coding sequence GTGAACGTTCCCCGTCGCTGCTGCCGGCCCGGGTGTCCGCACTATGCCGTAGCGACCTTGACGTTCGTCTACTCGGACTCCACGGCTGTCGTAGGACCGCTGGCCACCGCGCGCGAACCCCACTCGTGGGATCTGTGCGTCGGCCATGCCGGCCGCATCACCGCACCGCGCGGGTGGGACCTCGTACGCCATGCCGGACCCTTTTTGACCGAGCCCGCCCACCCCGACGAGGACGACGAACTGGTCGCCCTGGCCGATGCGGTGCGCGAGGGCGCGGATCGGGTTCCGCAGGGCGGCGCGCCCGCCCCCGGTTTCACCGATCCCTTCGGCCCCGTTTCCAACGGTCACGGCCCTCATTCGGGTGTGCAGGCCACCGCGCCGAGCGGTGGCGTCCTGGCGCCACCCGAGCCGCGTTCGGGACGCCGGCGGGGGCATTTGCGGGTTTTGCCCGACCCCTCGGACTAG
- a CDS encoding phosphomannomutase/phosphoglucomutase yields MGRPAAAVNRVIKAYDVRGLVGDEIDESLTAEIGAAFARLMRAEDARQVVIGHDMRDSSPKLSAAFADGVTNQGLDVVRIGLASTDQLYFASGLLDCPGAMFTASHNPAAYNGIKLCRAGAKPVGADTGLSLIRDDLITGISAYQDHQGRPGTITDRDVLRDYGEFLRSLVDTSGLRPLRVAVDAGNGMAGHTAPAVLGAIGSITLLPLYFELDGSFPNHEANPLDPANLVDLQNFVRAVGADIGLAFDGDADRCFVVDERGEPVSPSTVTSLVAARELGREIGATVIHNVITSRAVPELVAERGGTPLRSRVGHSYIKALMAESGAIFGGEHSAHYYFRDFWGADSGMLAALYVLAALGEQERPLSDLTADYQRYESSGEINFKVTDAAYCVDAVLKSFETRIHSIDHLDGVTVDLGDDSWFNLRSSNTEPLLRLNVEARTTEAVDAVVAQISAQIAAGEAGP; encoded by the coding sequence ATGGGTCGGCCCGCCGCGGCTGTCAACCGGGTCATCAAGGCTTACGACGTTCGGGGGCTGGTCGGCGACGAGATCGACGAGTCGCTGACGGCCGAGATCGGCGCCGCGTTCGCGCGCTTGATGCGCGCCGAGGATGCGCGGCAGGTGGTGATCGGCCACGACATGCGCGACAGCTCGCCGAAGCTGTCCGCCGCCTTCGCCGACGGGGTGACCAATCAGGGCCTGGACGTGGTGCGCATCGGCCTGGCCTCCACCGATCAGCTCTACTTCGCCTCCGGGCTGCTGGACTGCCCGGGCGCGATGTTCACCGCGAGCCACAACCCGGCGGCGTACAACGGCATCAAGCTGTGCCGGGCGGGCGCCAAACCGGTCGGCGCGGACACCGGGCTGAGCCTCATCCGCGACGACCTGATCACGGGAATCTCGGCCTACCAGGACCATCAAGGCCGGCCCGGGACCATCACCGATCGCGATGTGCTGCGCGACTACGGCGAATTCCTGCGCTCGCTGGTCGACACCTCCGGGCTGCGCCCGCTGCGGGTGGCCGTGGACGCCGGCAACGGCATGGCCGGTCACACGGCGCCGGCCGTCCTGGGCGCGATCGGGTCGATCACGTTGCTGCCGTTGTACTTCGAGCTCGACGGATCCTTCCCCAACCACGAGGCCAACCCGCTCGACCCGGCGAACCTGGTGGACCTGCAAAACTTCGTCCGCGCCGTCGGTGCCGACATCGGGCTGGCCTTCGACGGCGACGCCGACCGATGCTTCGTGGTCGACGAACGCGGCGAGCCGGTTTCCCCGTCGACGGTGACCAGCCTGGTGGCAGCCCGCGAGCTGGGCCGGGAGATCGGCGCAACCGTCATCCACAACGTGATCACGTCGCGGGCGGTGCCCGAACTGGTCGCCGAGCGCGGCGGCACCCCGCTGCGCTCGCGGGTCGGGCACTCCTACATCAAGGCGCTGATGGCCGAGTCCGGCGCGATTTTCGGCGGCGAACATTCGGCGCACTACTACTTCCGTGACTTTTGGGGCGCCGATTCCGGGATGCTGGCCGCGCTGTACGTGCTGGCCGCGCTCGGCGAGCAGGAACGGCCGCTGTCGGATCTGACCGCCGACTATCAGCGCTACGAATCGTCGGGGGAGATCAACTTCAAGGTCACCGACGCCGCGTACTGTGTCGATGCCGTGCTGAAGTCGTTTGAGACCCGGATACATTCCATCGATCACCTGGACGGGGTGACGGTGGATCTGGGCGACGACAGCTGGTTCAACCTGCGCAGCTCCAACACCGAGCCGTTGCTGCGGCTCAACGTCGAGGCGCGCACCACCGAGGCCGTCGACGCGGTGGTGGCCCAGATCAGCGCACAGATAGCCGCGGGAGAAGCCGGGCCGTGA
- a CDS encoding metallopeptidase family protein codes for MRGPLLPPTVPGWRTRAERFDMAVLEAYEPIERRWHDRVADLDVAVDEIPRIAAKDPDSVQWPPEVVADGPIALARLIPAGVDVRGNATRARVVLFRKPIERRAKDTIELGELLHEILVAQVAIYLDVEPSVIDPTIDDD; via the coding sequence ATGCGCGGTCCGCTGCTACCGCCGACGGTGCCGGGCTGGCGCACCCGGGCCGAGCGATTCGACATGGCGGTGCTGGAGGCCTACGAACCCATCGAACGGCGCTGGCACGACCGGGTGGCCGACCTGGACGTCGCGGTCGACGAGATCCCGCGCATCGCGGCGAAGGATCCCGATTCGGTGCAGTGGCCCCCCGAGGTCGTCGCGGACGGCCCGATCGCGCTCGCCCGGTTGATCCCCGCGGGCGTCGACGTGCGCGGCAACGCCACGCGGGCGCGAGTTGTGTTGTTCCGCAAGCCAATCGAGCGGCGGGCGAAAGACACCATCGAACTTGGCGAGTTACTGCACGAGATCCTGGTGGCTCAGGTGGCGATCTATCTGGACGTCGAGCCCTCGGTCATCGACCCGACGATCGACGACGACTGA